CGGTTGAGCAGGAAAGCCACCGCCATGCCGGGGGGATAGGCCAGGATAATGGCCAGCTGATAGTCCACCACCAGGTTGAAGATGATCCGGCCGACGAGATTAACCAGCGCCGCCAGTCCCCCGATCAGGAGGAACAGCAGAAAATCGCGGCTCATGCCCGATCCTTCCAGGACTTCCGGAGCATCAGGCCATTACCCTCTTACAGCTTGCTGCGATGGAAGAGCGGACGGGGCAAGGCGCGTACGATCAGCAATATGATGCGCCAGAACCAGGGCGTATAGAGCACTGCACTGCCGCGTCGGATGGCCTTGTCCATGTCGGCAGCCACACGCTCGGGCGTGGCCCAAAGCGGACCGCCTTGGGGCAGGTGCGCCGTCATGCGGGTGGCGACGAAGCCGGGCCGAATGTCGACGACCCGGACGCCCGCCGCCCACAGGCGATGGCGCAGTCCTTCAAGATAAAGCTGCAGGCCACCTTTTGCGGCACCGTACACATAATTGCTCTGGCGGCCACGGTCACCCGCCACCGAGGTGATGACCGCCAGCGTGCCCGCCTTGGCCGCCTCGAAACGCGCCGCGAGGAGGTCGCACAGCAGAGCGGGGCTGACAAAGTTGATGTGGAGCGCTGCGGCGGCGACGGCTGGATTGCCGGTGGCCGCCTTCTGGTCCGGCAGGGTCCCGTAGGCGACGAGAGCGAGATCCAGGCCCGCGAAAGGCGCCCAGCTTTCCTGCGCCATCTCTGACAAGCCGTCGATATGGTTGAAATCTGCTGGCAGGATGGCAACGGCGTCCGCACCCCGCACCTTGAGATCGGCAGCCAGGCGCTCCAGCGCTTCCGGATCACGCCCCACCAGCACCAGCCGGTCATGAGCT
This genomic interval from Aquabacter sp. L1I39 contains the following:
- a CDS encoding SDR family oxidoreductase, encoding MSTQGRRVAIFGATSEIAVAFGRLCAEAHDRLVLVGRDPEALERLAADLKVRGADAVAILPADFNHIDGLSEMAQESWAPFAGLDLALVAYGTLPDQKAATGNPAVAAAALHINFVSPALLCDLLAARFEAAKAGTLAVITSVAGDRGRQSNYVYGAAKGGLQLYLEGLRHRLWAAGVRVVDIRPGFVATRMTAHLPQGGPLWATPERVAADMDKAIRRGSAVLYTPWFWRIILLIVRALPRPLFHRSKL